The sequence below is a genomic window from Mytilus edulis chromosome 2, xbMytEdul2.2, whole genome shotgun sequence.
ctctctgtctaagtgtactttaaaggttctttgcactgagttcagtttattgatatgcgtataccttctgtgtgaatttttaagatgtaaaaacagactatccatatctacatgtccatgaaatgaaatctaagatAAAATGgttgaaacattttgcattatctatcacaactggcagcacatggtgctactgaagcagtaaatATTCTCTCTATTTTttcacggaaattaaaggatttagttttcatttgaaccaaacaatcttaaaaattgagaatggaattgtggaatgtgtaaaagagacagtaacatgacaaaagagcagaaatcagtcgaaagccaccaatgggtcttcaacaaagcgagaaaatccctcgcccGGAGGCGGGTTTCaaatggcccctaaacaaaatgtgaactagttcagactctaaaacataaaactgaacttacaattaaaaacatacaagactaacaaaaaccagactcctgacttgacgtcaaggtaatAATACCAAGAGACACACCCAATACGCATACAtgtaggtcaagagtcaaaagtcatagtctggtcaagagttcATTGTCAAAAAAACATAAAGCAGATTTTGAGGAAAGGGTCatcgtggtacacaaaactaaaaaataaatctttatatctaaaatagatatattaagaagatatggtatgattgccaatcagacaattctccatttaattcaaacaaaatatacaagttgtacattgaggccaaaggtcaagctcacataAAGTTTCTCGTGCCACTAGACTCaccatcttatgacaatacatctacatgccacatattcagaagcaaggtcaattgaaaattatattttgaggtcaatGTATTATACACACTGTATCATGATGACAAAACCAACgtgcataggtcaagagtcaaaaagtcatagtctggtcacaAGTTCCATGTCAAAAAGGCACACCGCAGTCCTGCACGAAAGTTCATCACGGTACACGTAACAATGCAttatgtcatgatgcactacacatgccaAATACAGAAAACCTAGGTCAGAGACAAAAACACAagacagttgttggcatgacacgggttatgttcttctcatatattttatgatagtatgatactaaacccctaacgggagggattgtacctgatattcatatgatgaagacataatctttcaatcagtttaattgaggtctggagctggcatgtcagttaactgctagtagtctgttgttatttatgtattattgtcattttatttattttcttttgttacatcttttgacatcagactcggacttctcttgaactgaattttaatgtgcgtattgttattcttttacttttctacattggctagaggtatagggggagggttgagatctcataaacatgtttaaccccgccgcaattttgcgcctgtcccaagtcaggagcctctggcctttgttagtcttgtatgattttaaattttggtttcttgtgtataattcggagtttagtatgacgtccattatcactgtactattatgcatattttaggggccagctgaaggacacctacgggtgcgggaattctcgctacattgaagacccattggttgccttcggctgttgtttgctctatggtcgggtggttgtcgctttggcatattcaccatttcctttctcaattttaatataactaaactcaatggaacggtacttgtattgcaggtcactacaattgccttcaaaATAGAACATAAACTCTCGCAACACTGCAAAGTTAAAATCGTCTTTCACaaaagtttgagcaggattctttgcaacgattatcttgTTATAGTACTATAttaaactgatggaaacacatgatacagtcaaGAAATTGCTATTTgcaatagtacgaccagaacaatacaagacagagttgtaaacaaatgaaagtaatgatacatacgaatttttaatcacaatgcacaaataaggaaccgtagttttcattcaatttatttatctaaaatgtacacttgcgttaaacaatggaaattaatataaccggaagaaaagtgaCTTTAGGAACTTTTACAATAATTCGCAAATTGctttatatgaactctcgttttgaattgaatatttatatgaactctcgttttgcattgaatatttatatgaactttcgttttaaattgattatttcccattttagtttcaagttgaatatttattgttttcaatgtgcccttttcttaaatataatgtttcttatttcaaatatccaaagtgattatacatgtagatttactattttacaacttaatccGATGGCTGTCAAAAGTGCGAGATAATACATTTATCTAACACTTGAACTACAAaagcaattatcgctattttataaAGTTAAGCCGGAGGACAATAATCCTATTGTTATTACATAAGATTGGacaataatatttatttctatgagaacctttttataatgtttaatacccttatctttgacttactttatatgtttttgtaaactgttgttggGGAAGTCTTCCCCTAGCTTTCAAGCTGTAAACTTGTGAATaaatttgtacatatatttttatacagTCTTGCGTTTAAAGCAGCCATAGTGTCAATTATCGACCTACAGACTTTAATGTAACCCGTGCCGAAGTTCACGGACTTATGCCGGAAATTCACGGGGTTATAATTGGGGAGGATTCCTCGAATACCGTAACCTTAAGCAGCCAAGCGAGTGTTTTATTTATGAACTAGTCCCAGTATacgaaaatttgaaaatggaaTTACCGAAATTGGAACTTTTTAACGCGTTCGAAACAGAAAATGCAGACGTTTGGATAAAGAGATACGAACTAATGTGTGAATTTTCAAAGTGGGATGACGTACAAGCCACAAGAGCATTCACGTGTTTCATAGACAATTATGCTTTAGAATGGTATATGCTACTTGACGACGAAGACAGAAACAGCAAAGATAAACTATTCCGTAAGTTCAAGGACCGTTTTGGTAGAAATTGTATGCAAAAAGTAGGATTTTGGAAGGAAGCGGCAAATCTGAAACAAAAAGACGAGGAAACCGTTTCACAATTCATATCTAGGGTTGAGAGACTATGTTTTCTAGCAGGTCAACCCGTATTTATGGAGCGTTTTATATATCAAGGACTTAGACCAGAATTTGTTGTTCCGTTTGTAACCGCAACTGGTCTCAAACAAAAGTTTACCATAAGTGAGGCTATCGATGCTGCATTGCTAGCAGACATGACAATTCAGTTGAAGTCGAAGTCGGAACCAGACCAAGTCACCAGTGCTATTAAGGACAATCCTACACCGCAGAACCAACCCATCGTAATGTTAAGTGTGATACATACTGTCATAGTTACGAACATTTTGAGAATGCACATTTTTACGTCCCCCCTATCAATGTACTTAATCATATTAATAGGCAACAGAAACGCCCACAAAATAAAAGACTTCAGAGCAACAAATTCAATTTTCATCCAAGTAGTGCTAAGTTCAACCCTTCCCATAATTCAACCAAAGACAGGTTTATGAATTCTAGAAATAGCCTCCCTAATCAGAATATTGTTAATCATTTTGCAAATACAGGCTGTTCAAGAGCCGATTGTAAAATAAATGTTAGAATAGGTTCCTCGGTTATACATACTCTTGTCGAGACCGGTGCAGCAGTATCGGTCATAAATACAAATGCTTATGAGTCATTACAAGTAGACAAACCTTACCCTATAGTCAGATTTGTTAGGTGTACGTGGTGTAAATGACAATTTTATCAGAGTGCTAGGCAAAGTTACACTGCCCGTTGAAATAGGAAAACTCGCTTTATTTCACGATTTTTATATTTTGGATGATGTCAATATGCCACTTATTTTAGGCCGAGCCTTCATGCATGATCAAAAAGCTGAGATAAGTTTCCCTAAACAAGTTTTATCATTACAAAACGGAATGACAGAAGTTTCTTTATGTCAGGGCCAAGATCGAAATCGCTCCCACAGTTTTGTTCGTGTGCTATCCGATGTTACATTTCAACCTAGACAAAGAGTTATTTTTCCTGTGAAAATAGATAATTTTAGCGAAAACACATCAGGAGTAATTGAACCAAATTTTTCACTTGCTGGCAAACACAATATTATGGGAGCACGGTGCTTAATACAAACACATAACAACAATTCTGTATTTGAAATCTTAAATCCTACAAATGATGTTATAACATTGAAACAAAATACTGAgttggaaattatattaaaattcaaGATGATAAAATTTTTTGgagaattaaaagaaaattatgagTTTATAGATTGTATCAGAACTGGCGAAGCTTCAAATTCAAATAATAGTTATATCAAAATTGCTACCGAGATGGGTATTGATCTTTCAAAATCCGATTTAAGCGAAACACAAAAATATCAGTTATTGACTCTGTTAGGGCAATATAGGCAAGCTTTTGCTAAAGATATAACCGAATTAGGCTGTACCAAAATAGGCAAACACATCATTGACACAGGCGACGCAAATCCAGTCAGACAATGTCCGTACAGGACCACCCCTTAAACAAAGGAAGAAATAAATTCACATTTGGACGAAATGGAGGAACAAGGTATCATTCGGAAAAGCATGTCACTATGGAGCAGCCCCATTTTGCTAGTAGCTAAGCCAAATGGCGAGAAAAGAGTATGTGTAGACTATCGCAAACTAAACCGTCTGACGAAAATCTATACACAATCGCTCCCGAATCTTTCAGATGTCCTAGATACACTTGGAGAAAAGCATGCGCAGACATATAGCGTCTGTGATATGAGACAAGGCTTCTGGTAGCTGGAACTTGATGAACAATTCAAAGAAAAGACTGCTTTTATGACGCATCGAGGTCAGTACGAATTCAACCGACTACCATATGGCCTCGCGAATTCGCCTGCAACCTTCAACATGATCATGAATGAAGTTATCAGAGATCTCAACTGGAAAAGCGCATTAGTTTATGTAGACGACATTCTTATTTACAGCAAGAACTTTGAAGAACACCTTTGTCATTTAGCAACTCTATTTGATAAAGTAATCGAAGCCAACCTAAAATTAAAACCGTCGAAATGTCAATTCGCATGTAAAGAAGTCCAGTATTTAGGCCATATTATCACCAAAGAAGGCATAGCAGTAGACCCAGAGAAAACGGCATCTGTACATTCCTTTGCGGCGCCGAAAAATGTTAAAGAAGTACGCATGTTCCTTGGACTATGCAATTATTACAGAAAGTTCATTCACAACTACTCCAAAATTACTTCTCCGCTCAATCAACTGCTACACAAAGATCAACAATTTCATTGGACAGACGAATGTCAACGATCGCTTGAAACGCTCAAGACAAAACTCACTTCAGCTCCTATTCTAGTATTTCCGGACTTCAATAAAGAGTTTATTTTACATACTGACGCAAGTGGTACTGCAATAGGATATGTTCTAGGTCAACATGACAAAGACAAGAAACTCCGAGTTATTGCGTATGGCGGACGTATGCTACGAAAACCAGAACAAAGATGGGACGTTAAAGACAGAGAATGCCTCGCACTAGTTGTAGCTATCAAACAGTTCCACGTTTATTTGGCAAACAAcaaatttcatgtttatactgACCATATAGCTTTGCAATATCTTCATCGCATTAAAGTGAGTACCAGACGTTTAGCAAGATGGCCCATGTATCTTCAGACGTACAATTTTGAGGTTCACTACCAGCCCGGAAAGGACAACGTATGCGCAGATTTCCTCTCCAGAATTCAGCACCCAGAAAACCAGCGTCAGCGTCGAATTAGTATAGACGAAATCGAGGCTACATATACAGCAACCGTTCAATCAAGGAAAGAAACCAATCAACAAAtgtacaacgaaaatcaaaggtcAGTCGTCAAGCCAGTCCAGTTACAAGACTCAGATGAATCAAAACATGAATCAGTATCAGCAATTAAGGCAATCACTGAAGCAGATAATCGTTATCGTGATGTGGACCCATTACTCATGATGATTGAAACCACAAAGCTAACACAAGATAGAATCCAGGCAGCTCAAAATGAAGACGAAGAAGCAGGACAAATGCTACAGTACATCGAACAGAACACGCTACCTCAAGACAAAAAGAAGGCTGACGTTATAGTCCGAGAGTCAAATCACTACGTTGTTTCTAATGGTATACTGTTTCACCTTTATTATCCTAGAGGGAAAGGACACTTATCAGATAGGGTCATCAAACAACTTGTTGTACCAAAGTCATTACAAAACGATGTTCTTTTATCGTACCATGATGCAATTATTGCAGCTCACCCCGGTATTGACAGAACCTACAACAACATCCGAATGAAGTATTACTGGAAGAAAATGTACTCAGACATTGAAGATTATGTGAAAACCTGTATTGAATGTCAACAAGGCAAGACTAATCCGCACTTTAAGAGAGCACCCTTACAGCCGCTTCCGGCAACTGGAGTATTTGAAAGAATACACATGGACATTCTTTGCAATTTACCACATTCATCAGGAGGTTTCAATCAAATTTTGCTAGTATTATGTCCGTTTTCCAAATGGTGTGAAGCCTTTCCACTTAAAACAGGAGGCGCCGTAGAAACTGCGAGAGTCTTGTACAACGAAATTATATGCCTATATGGTCCTTGTAGACAAATTCTTACAGATTTAGGGAAAAACTTCATTTCAAACCTCGTGAAAGAAATCTGCAAATTTTTCAGATCACCAAGCTCAATACGTCATCCTATCACCCAGAATGCAATGCAGCAACCGAACGACAGAATCGTACATTAGCAACATCTCTGCGAATGTATTGCCATGACAACCAGTCAACATGGCCCGACTATTTACAAGGCGTTATGATGTCTTTCAGAAACACAATACAAACCGAGTCCACACAATATAGTCCATATTATTTGGTCTTTGGAAGGGAACCTCGAAATCCCATAGACATTGCACTGATTCCAGAATCAACAAAAGGTCTGAGCAAAGATGCAGAGTCAGCCCTTAAATTGATCGTTGATAATCTCACCCAGGCCAGAAAAATAGCCAAGACAAATATTGAAGCTGCACAACAGAAGTATAAAACGCAACACGACAAAAATGTAGAGGAACCAAGTTTTTATATACTAGACAAAGTATGGCTTTACTGTACCCGGACTCCAGTTGGGTTGTCGCCCAAACTCCAACGAAAATGGACTGGACCATATTACATTGCGGAACACATAGGCGAATACATTTACCGTTTGCGCAAAGCTTctgacaataaaatattgaagGCTCCAGTGCACGCTAATCGATTGAAGAAGTATCTCGACCCCAAGAATCGCCCCACGAACCAACCCAATGAAGTTAATGAAGATCACGATCTAAACCCAGAGGAACTCATGGACATGCCTGAAATCCTCGACAGAGTCAATGACACAATTATCAATCATACACAAAATCAAGTAgggaaaaataatcaaaatgatcAAACACAATTACACAATGATAAGCAACCGTCACAAAATCCAAACCCTCAACAGGACATATATGATGTCGAGAAAATACTTAAGTGTAGAAAACGAGGCAACATTAAGCAGTACCTTATTAAATGGCAAGGTTATAGTAGTTCACAAAATACATGGAAACCATCAAACAACATACCCAATAATTTAATCCAACACTTTCATGCTCAGAGTCAAAGTAAAAATAAGCGAAAATGACAtggataacttttaaaataaactaCATGTAGGCCAAGTGTTTTTTCTACAGAGCACGGTTTTTATCGAGTCTAGATAATCAACTCAATGAGAAAAGTctatttttgtttgtcattttcacatttAGAATCATTTTTATTAAGAACACTTCATTATTCTACTATGAATATTCATTTCTTTTCtgagatatttgccactgacATTAAGAAATTAAGCAATAAATTGAGCTAAAGTCTGTATATCTTTGTTGTAGCATAGAACCTAGTGTTTTACACAAGTGAAGGTTGTAACTTTGAACAAAGATTACGGACTATAGTATACCAAATAACCACAATTATTGTTTAGTTGTCGTTATTGTTTTGTGTCATTTCACGCACCATGCTATAAGTAGTTGAATTTACACGTATGAACTTCCGGGTGAATACATAGATTATCAGTggaataacaaaatcattttagaTTACAATTTTGGTTCGAAACAGGAGTGCAAGATGGACTCGTCACCTATCTTGTGTTCTTGTTTCCATTGGGTGTACAGAAGTGACGACCTGTATACTACATGTCAGAAAATGCTTTATTATGTTTGATCAAAACCTGCTTACAAGGTACAAATAGCCACTGATAATCTGATAATCGGTTTTAATTCATGATAGTGTTTTCGAAAACCTTTCAGCCAGTATAGTGTAGTTTGTTAGAACCCTAAACGGGCCAATGATCATTATTGCCCCCTCCCCCCTTTCCGCAATTCATTGAATACTTAGTTCTACTTTTATGATTATGATAAATCGCCCTTTGTTGTTTATATATCGATACATATAATAGAGCCATGCTTCTTTGAGTTGTGAagttaaaatagatatttcaCGGTATATTTATGTCAGTAGTCCCCCTCCTCATAGTATAGTAAGACTTATGTCAGTAGTCCCCCTCCTCAGATAATAGTATATTTATGTCAGTAGTCCCCTCCTCAGAGTATAGTATACTTATGTCAGTAGTCCCCCTCCTCAGAGTATAGTATACGTATGTCAGTAGTCCCCCTCCTCAGAGTATTGTTGTACTTATGTCAGTAGTCCCCTCCTCAGAGTATAGTATACTTATGACAGTAGTCACCCTCCTCAGAGTTAGTATACTTATGTCAGTAGTCACCCTCCTCAGAGTTTAGTTAATTTATTTCAGGAGTCCCCCTCCTCAGAATATAAGTAAATTCATGTCAGTTGTCCCCATCTTCAGAATATTTTAGCGTATTTATGACAGTCCCTCTCCTCATagtattttaagtatttttatgTCCCCCTCCTCATACCCCCtttgtttatctattaaaaggtccgatatatgtgcattttcTATGTTCGTGATGTTTTCAGTATGTACACACTTTCAGCAACCAGGAAGATGAATTACCCATAGACGATATCGCGAGTTACCCAAAGACGAATTACCCTATTGAAAGACAAATTAACCATAGACGAATTACGGCCAAAGACGAATTACCCAAGGACGAATTCCGCAGATGAAATATAAACATTACCAACCCAATGACGAAAAGTAGCAATTTGTGCTCGGGACGAGCACTTCGGGGAAGTAGTGGAGAAtataaccggaagaaaagtgaCTTTAGGAACTTTTACAATAATTCGCAAAGTGctttatatgaactctcgttttgaattgaatatttatatgaactctcgttttgcattgaatatttatatgaactttcgttttaaattgattattttccattttagtttcaagttaaatatttattgttttcaatgttcccttttcttaaatataatgtttcttatttcaaatatccaaagtgattatacatgtagatttactattttacaacttaatccGATGGCTGTTAAAAGTGCGAGATAATACATTTATCTAACACTTGAACTACAAaagcaattatcgctattttataaAGTTAAGCCGGAGGACAATAATCCTATTGTTATTACATAAGATTGGacaataatatttatttctataagaacctttttataatgtttaatacccttatctttgacttactttatatgtttttgtaaactgttgttggGGAAGTCTTCCCCTAGCTTTCAAGCTGTAAACTTGTGAATaaatttgtacatatatttttatacggTCTTGCGTTTAAAGCAGCCATAGTGTCAATTATCGACCTACAGACTTTAATGTAACCCGTGCCGAAGTTCACGGACTTATGCCGGAAATTCACGGGGTTATAAGGGAATGGTCATTATTTATCAGCTGAGGGGGTCGgttcaaatttttaatataaaattttatgttgggaccccccccccatTATTTTATAATACCACATTGTGACCCCCCCCTAAGAACACAATTTCAAaagtttgaccccccccccccaaaaaaaaaaaataataaaacatccCCAGTTATATTAAGGTAATGATTACCAGCTACATAGTAACAAGCTTTTAGAAACTCTGAGTATAACAAACAGCTTttcttcttgttttttgtttctcaAAAAGGAATATTTGACAAGTGCatgtagaaaaatagaaaaaatatacagaaaattgTATGTTccaatttattaatttgttttctgCAACCtataaatctacaaattttatagtATACCGGTAGATAAACTTTTAATACTGACTGTTATTTTAATCCCAATCACAGGCCcttgtatcttattttttttaacctgtgTGCCTTAAAATATCTAGTTATGAATGGAGGGAGGGGGAGGGGGTCAGGATTCCAATGTACAAATGATTTAGgaagtgcaaataaaataacactgATTATATGGTTCTTGTCTTTTCTTGATTAAATATGTACATGATTTATTTGAGATAAAGAAATATACGAACAAgccaggaacctctggcctttctttgttttgttcagaTGTATGTTTTAAGAGTTAAGTGTGTTATCAATTTTCTCTGAACAAGTACACATGTTTGTTTAGTGGCCCAAGCTgaatatatttgttctttttcCAAATCATATAGTGTTTTGTTAAGTGTGTGTGAATGCCATGGTGCCCATCAAGCATTTTTTTTAGTAAGGTCTGAAATTTGGATAGGAAAAAATATCGGAGAATGggtttgaaaatttacagaaaaatggaccaaaaaaaaaaaattaaaaaaaagaacagaggACActggtgttcaaatataaagaaaaggaGAAAAGAGCAAAAAATActtaagaatagagaaatattaccttaaaaattaaagaatacagaaggGAAATACCTAATATCGAGATcatcttttattcttattcaatatctttgtaataatttcataaaataagtATACCTATTTTTGTAACCACTTGACAGACATATAACTAACATGCATCCTTTAActttcttcaaaatatttaaatatatacacaaCAATTTCATCTCAAGAATCACATCAAAATGATTTaaacactatcatgactatagaaAGTTAATTATGCATGTCCAGAAACCTTGAAGTTTATAACTCACTATTTCCTGTGGTCAAAACTAAGGAGAAATGTTTCATACAGTTGTTAATCTATTGATTGTAAATTTACTAAACTGTGATAAGGAGTGATCAGATGCACTGTCCTTGAGAAATTAGGCATATCCTGCTGGTGCTTTACAGTTTACACTATCAAAGATTTAATAAACAGACATTATTTCACAGATCGCACACTCatttcaattttgtcaacaaTTTATATACTAGTCAGACATAAAAACCTTTATTGTGTGACCCCcctagttaaaatatttttttatggtaaCCCCCCAGTGGTATGACATTTTTGGCAATGACCCCCCCTAAAATGCACCGACCCCCTCAGCTGATAAATAATGACTGTTCCCTTAaataacactgtatatttatataaacgatcaatcttgtaaataaataaataaatatatagatagattatattacatgtacatttgtacaaagatagatgatattaaaaaagatagatgTTACATGATTATTTAAAATGGGAGTTTTTTTtatcatcccccccccccccccaaataagcCTTTAAAAATCGGGGCCTCTTAGTTGCTTTCCTGGGAAATTTAGGGTTGATGTAGCAGGTgattattaataatataaaaataaaaacaaataaaaaaggcGAGCAAGTATCGACTCAGATATGCTACACACTTTTGCTACGGAAATCAAGTGCACACTGAATGACCGACCGTTAAGGTACATTTCTACTGATGAATAAGATCAGGAAACACTTACGACGTCTTATATTTGGTATGGTAGAAGATTAAATACACTTCGATATCCTTCAAATTACCACAGCGTACTAAAATTCACTAGAAAAATACTAGCTTCTGCTTATGTATTTTAGCTTAACAAACAACAATAAGAAAGAGTATTTAACATCACTTTGGGAATttcatagagacattaaaaataATCTACTAAAGATAGTTATAATAAAGTTTGTGAAAGGAGTAGTAGTACGTTCTGTACAAAATGTGGTTTTACTAATAGACGAATCGTCAAACTGTACCCACTAGAGATAAACTCTAATGACAATGATGAATCTCCAATTCTAAGAAGGagtgtttgtttaaaaacaaaacatagggAGACTGAAACTAATATTAACTGAGAACAATATTCAAACGCAACATTATTTAATGATCAAAGAAAACAATGTTACCGTCAATTTGATATGGGATCAAATAGGGTTTTAATTActttagggaaaacggtactatttattctgccataggcgaca
It includes:
- the LOC139510972 gene encoding uncharacterized protein → MCEFSKWDDVQATRAFTCFIDNYALEWYMLLDDEDRNSKDKLFRKFKDRFGRNCMQKVGFWKEAANLKQKDEETVSQFISRVERLCFLAGQPVFMERFIYQGLRPEFVVPFVTATGLKQKFTISEAIDAALLADMTIQLKSKSEPDQVTSAIKDNPTPQNQPISDLLGVRGVNDNFIRVLGKVTLPVEIGKLALFHDFYILDDVNMPLILGRAFMHDQKAEISFPKQVLSLQNGMTEVSLCQGQDRNRSHSFVRVLSDVTFQPRQRVIFPVKIDNFSENTSGVIEPNFSLAGKHNIMGARCLIQTHNNNSVFEILNPTNDVITLKQNTELEIILKFKMIKFFGELKENYEFIDCIRTGEASNSNNSYIKIATEMGIDLSKSDLSETQKYQLLTLLGQYRQAFAKDITELGCTKIGKHIIDTGDANPVRQCPYRTTP